The Sphingomonas sp. So64.6b genome includes a region encoding these proteins:
- a CDS encoding DUF1993 domain-containing protein — protein MAFTLYAATIPSYLQLLGSVARMIDKAETFCADTGLAPEALIEARLIDDMLPLAYQVKSTAVHSLGAIKGVRRGTFSPDNTTPPDSFDGLRALIAGTITDLGAIDPDEVESFVGRDIRFEFGSNHRDFLAEEFLLSFSQPNFYFHTATAYDILRMKGIELGKRDFIGQVRTKV, from the coding sequence ATGGCCTTCACTCTCTATGCCGCGACGATCCCGTCCTATCTGCAACTGCTCGGGTCGGTGGCGCGGATGATCGACAAGGCCGAGACGTTCTGCGCGGATACCGGCCTGGCGCCCGAAGCGCTGATCGAGGCGCGGCTGATCGACGACATGTTGCCCCTCGCCTATCAGGTGAAGTCGACCGCAGTGCATTCGCTGGGTGCGATCAAGGGGGTCCGACGCGGCACCTTCTCACCCGACAACACCACGCCGCCGGACAGTTTCGATGGCTTGCGCGCGCTGATCGCGGGCACGATCACGGACCTGGGAGCAATCGATCCGGACGAGGTGGAGAGCTTTGTCGGGCGGGACATACGGTTCGAATTCGGATCCAACCATCGCGACTTCCTGGCGGAGGAATTCCTGCTCTCCTTCTCGCAACCCAATTTCTATTTCCACACAGCGACCGCCTACGACATCCTGCGCATGAAAGGCATCGAGCTGGGCAAGCGCGACTTTATCGGACAGGTGCGGACAAAGGTCTGA
- the prfH gene encoding peptide chain release factor H: MTEIILHLSAGQGPRECEWVVAELARALCREGEAAGLTCEPVEPLAGPAASVLLRISGAGAEGFATAHTGTIRWIGASPFRPLHKRRNWFVGVTPAPLADEIPDFREEDIRYQTLRASGPGGQHVNKTDSAVRATHVPTGLVTVSQDQRSQFANKKIARLKLAMLFGEQRRAGEAGGKRALWGQNRELERGNAVRSYEGSGFRPRS, encoded by the coding sequence ATGACCGAAATCATCCTTCACCTCTCGGCCGGCCAGGGTCCGCGCGAATGCGAATGGGTCGTCGCCGAACTGGCTCGCGCCTTGTGTCGTGAAGGCGAAGCGGCGGGGCTGACCTGCGAACCGGTCGAGCCGCTCGCCGGCCCCGCCGCGTCGGTCCTGCTGCGCATATCGGGCGCGGGCGCGGAAGGTTTCGCCACTGCGCACACCGGTACGATCCGCTGGATCGGCGCCAGCCCGTTTCGCCCGCTGCACAAACGCCGCAACTGGTTCGTCGGCGTGACGCCTGCGCCGCTTGCCGACGAGATCCCCGACTTTCGCGAAGAGGATATCCGCTACCAGACGCTGCGCGCCTCCGGCCCGGGCGGACAACATGTCAACAAGACCGACAGCGCGGTCCGCGCGACGCATGTCCCGACCGGCCTCGTCACTGTGTCGCAGGATCAGCGCTCGCAATTCGCCAACAAGAAGATCGCCCGGCTGAAACTCGCCATGCTGTTCGGCGAACAACGCCGTGCGGGCGAGGCGGGCGGCAAGCGCGCACTATGGGGGCAAAACCGCGAGCTCGAGCGCGGCAACGCGGTGCGTAGTTATGAAGGGTCGGGGTTTCGCCCCAGATCCTAG
- a CDS encoding amidohydrolase family protein, protein MSQRLTRRLLIGGAMATGGLASWPARAAALAERSTLFREVLLVDGTGAAPRLADILLTGDRIARITPPAASGLGSAARVIAGEGRILAPGFIDTHSHGDPLKESFESFLAMGVTTIVLGQDGDGPRIRKDLDPRSWMNAIDRVRLDVNVALLASHGTLRRAAGVSDAVRHLDSAALERMAAQLEIELRAGAFGLSYGLEYVPGIYSETAELTNLGRVVSRHGGVVMSHMRSENDDEIEASIDELITSSLPARPHISHLKVVFGKGEQRARELLASLAAKRRQGIDLTADEYPYTAGYTGIDLLFPQWALPPTDYASVVATRRQELRDHLEKRMIRRGGPEALLLGSKPYAGKTVAQASQEAGLHFADFLIKLGPEGGSGAHFTMDKALQDTLILDPFVAISTDGRPGMRHPRATGTYAKWIEEYVVRDRKLPIEEAVRKATAFPAGIMRFADRGVIRVGAKADLILFDPAKVKARSTYVDPFAMAEGFDLVMVNGRAAFAGGKRVGFPGRLLRAG, encoded by the coding sequence ATGTCCCAGCGTCTGACGCGGCGGCTGCTTATCGGCGGCGCGATGGCGACCGGAGGCCTGGCGAGCTGGCCGGCCCGCGCGGCGGCGCTGGCCGAACGCTCGACCCTGTTTCGCGAAGTCCTGCTCGTTGATGGGACAGGCGCTGCGCCACGGCTGGCCGACATACTGCTTACGGGCGACCGGATCGCGCGGATCACGCCGCCAGCCGCCAGCGGATTGGGCTCGGCCGCTCGCGTCATTGCCGGCGAGGGGCGTATCCTCGCCCCGGGCTTCATCGACACTCACAGCCATGGCGATCCGCTAAAGGAATCATTCGAATCCTTCCTCGCGATGGGCGTCACCACGATCGTCCTTGGGCAGGATGGCGACGGGCCCAGGATCAGGAAGGACCTCGACCCGCGAAGCTGGATGAACGCGATCGATCGCGTCCGCCTCGACGTCAATGTGGCCCTGCTGGCAAGTCATGGCACGCTCAGGCGTGCCGCCGGCGTGTCCGACGCGGTCCGTCATCTCGACAGTGCAGCGCTGGAACGCATGGCGGCGCAACTCGAAATAGAATTGCGCGCCGGGGCGTTCGGCCTTTCCTATGGGCTGGAATATGTGCCCGGCATCTATTCGGAGACCGCCGAGCTGACCAATCTCGGCCGAGTGGTCAGCCGCCATGGCGGTGTCGTGATGAGCCATATGCGTTCAGAGAATGACGACGAGATCGAGGCGTCGATCGACGAGCTGATCACATCCTCGCTACCCGCTCGCCCGCACATCTCGCATTTGAAAGTTGTGTTCGGTAAAGGCGAACAGCGCGCGCGCGAATTGCTTGCGTCACTGGCCGCGAAACGCCGCCAGGGGATCGATCTCACCGCCGACGAATATCCCTATACCGCCGGCTATACCGGGATCGACCTGCTGTTCCCGCAATGGGCGCTGCCGCCCACCGACTATGCATCGGTCGTCGCCACGCGCCGGCAGGAGCTGCGCGATCATCTGGAAAAACGCATGATCCGTCGCGGCGGTCCGGAGGCCCTGCTGCTGGGGTCGAAGCCCTATGCCGGCAAGACCGTCGCCCAGGCGTCGCAGGAGGCCGGGCTCCATTTCGCCGATTTCCTGATCAAGCTGGGTCCCGAGGGCGGTTCCGGCGCGCACTTCACGATGGACAAGGCGTTGCAGGACACGCTGATCCTCGATCCCTTCGTAGCGATCTCGACCGATGGCCGCCCGGGCATGCGCCACCCTCGCGCGACCGGAACCTATGCCAAATGGATCGAGGAATATGTCGTGCGCGACCGCAAGCTGCCGATCGAAGAAGCGGTCCGCAAGGCGACGGCCTTTCCCGCCGGAATCATGCGCTTCGCCGATCGCGGCGTGATCCGGGTCGGCGCGAAGGCCGATCTCATCCTGTTCGATCCGGCCAAGGTCAAAGCTCGCTCCACCTATGTGGATCCGTTTGCCATGGCCGAAGGATTCGACCTGGTGATGGTCAATGGCCGGGCTGCCTTTGCGGGCGGCAAACGGGTCGGCTTTCCCGGACGCCTGTTGCGCGCAGGATAG
- a CDS encoding DUF459 domain-containing protein, whose protein sequence is MKSPVMAPVCAAPAALTEKPPEIAAALSCAAPAQRQLLRTIRKGGPVRVAVFGDSFGDGVAFGLQQQLTHKAGYDVLKFSQPATGFTRYKRLNLETKAAEQLGDGPIDVAVISFGANDAQGIITDKGEYAALMGPKWQEQIGVRIDRFVGVLRAHHAMVYWVGLPRMREAELDGDVGAINQFYARRMAALGVPFIDTLPIASDAQGNYAVYLDDPATGKRTLVREADGIHMSMTGYKWITHGLSERIRGYVEATRKIDAAETAPVAAVAQ, encoded by the coding sequence TTGAAATCGCCAGTAATGGCGCCTGTGTGCGCGGCACCTGCCGCGCTTACCGAGAAGCCGCCTGAGATAGCAGCCGCGCTCAGCTGCGCGGCGCCGGCGCAGCGGCAATTGCTGCGCACGATCCGTAAAGGCGGGCCGGTGCGAGTCGCGGTGTTCGGCGACAGTTTCGGCGACGGGGTTGCGTTCGGGCTGCAGCAGCAGCTGACTCACAAAGCCGGTTATGACGTGCTGAAGTTCAGCCAGCCGGCAACCGGCTTCACCCGCTACAAACGGCTCAATCTCGAGACAAAGGCGGCGGAGCAACTCGGCGACGGACCGATCGATGTCGCGGTGATCTCCTTCGGGGCGAATGACGCGCAGGGGATCATCACCGACAAGGGTGAATATGCCGCTCTGATGGGGCCCAAATGGCAGGAGCAGATCGGGGTGCGGATCGATCGCTTCGTCGGGGTGCTGCGCGCGCATCATGCGATGGTCTATTGGGTCGGCCTTCCGCGCATGCGCGAGGCGGAACTCGATGGCGACGTCGGCGCGATCAACCAATTCTATGCCAGGCGAATGGCGGCGCTGGGCGTGCCGTTCATCGATACGCTACCGATCGCGTCGGACGCCCAAGGCAATTACGCCGTCTATCTCGACGATCCCGCAACCGGCAAACGCACTTTGGTGCGCGAGGCCGACGGCATCCATATGTCGATGACCGGCTATAAATGGATCACGCACGGGCTGAGCGAGCGGATCCGCGGTTATGTCGAGGCGACGCGCAAGATCGACGCGGCGGAAACCGCGCCGGTCGCCGCGGTGGCGCAATGA
- a CDS encoding GDSL-type esterase/lipase family protein — protein MRIFAALSLLAVPGIASADAPAPCEEAVCNLDTLAPYFAKLTAAREGRDHTPVHIVQIGDSHTAGDVLTGSWRALLQAQMGGGGRGILPPGRPYDGYITRGITASMSSGWRIATTFGKGSAAPRPPLGLSSYSLTATQAGATMGLVADAAMMFDRFVLCGIAGPDAGQVAVRTGTEAEQRIDFAADIITPVCHTMRVGSVQSSVSVTSLDRPVTITSWATFRDADQNGGGGVTLSNLGVVGSQLVHFGRTDDAVLTEELRAYAPDLIILAFGTNEGFAPRFDADGYEEVLRGQVGRIRRLANDVPILLLGAPDALSRNTALRNNAPGVVVGCPEPEGPATRAAPLFAPPALGRVRAIQRKVASELGLAYWDWQARMGGPCSAARWAAAVPAMMRGDHVHFRDAGGAMLAQALQDDLNHAMEAK, from the coding sequence ATGAGGATATTCGCGGCCCTTAGCTTGCTGGCGGTGCCGGGCATCGCGTCGGCAGACGCGCCCGCCCCATGCGAGGAGGCGGTATGCAACCTGGATACGCTGGCGCCTTATTTCGCGAAGCTGACGGCGGCGCGCGAGGGACGCGATCATACCCCCGTGCATATCGTACAGATCGGCGACAGCCACACGGCCGGCGATGTGCTGACTGGAAGCTGGCGTGCATTGCTTCAGGCGCAAATGGGTGGCGGCGGGCGTGGCATATTGCCACCCGGGCGACCCTATGACGGATACATCACGCGCGGAATCACCGCCTCGATGTCCTCCGGCTGGCGGATCGCGACGACGTTTGGAAAGGGATCGGCGGCACCGCGTCCACCGCTCGGTCTGTCGAGCTATAGCCTGACAGCGACGCAGGCTGGGGCGACGATGGGGCTGGTCGCGGACGCGGCGATGATGTTCGACCGGTTCGTGCTGTGCGGGATCGCCGGGCCGGACGCCGGGCAAGTGGCGGTGCGGACCGGGACGGAGGCGGAGCAGCGGATCGATTTCGCCGCCGATATAATCACCCCGGTTTGTCACACGATGCGGGTTGGCTCAGTGCAATCCTCAGTCAGTGTCACGTCGCTCGATCGGCCGGTGACGATCACGTCCTGGGCGACGTTCCGCGATGCCGATCAAAATGGTGGCGGCGGCGTGACGCTGTCCAATCTCGGCGTGGTCGGATCGCAGTTGGTGCATTTCGGACGCACCGACGATGCCGTGCTGACTGAGGAGTTGAGGGCTTATGCGCCCGATCTGATCATACTCGCCTTCGGTACCAATGAGGGGTTCGCGCCGCGTTTCGATGCAGACGGTTATGAAGAGGTTTTGCGCGGGCAGGTCGGTCGGATCCGGCGGCTGGCCAACGACGTGCCGATCCTGTTGCTCGGCGCACCCGATGCATTGAGCCGCAATACGGCGTTGCGAAACAACGCGCCCGGCGTGGTGGTCGGGTGCCCGGAGCCGGAAGGTCCTGCAACGCGAGCGGCGCCGTTGTTCGCGCCGCCTGCGCTGGGTCGCGTGCGGGCGATACAGCGCAAGGTCGCGAGTGAGTTGGGGCTCGCTTATTGGGACTGGCAAGCGCGGATGGGTGGTCCCTGCTCCGCCGCACGCTGGGCCGCCGCGGTGCCCGCGATGATGCGCGGCGACCATGTCCATTTCCGCGATGCCGGTGGCGCTATGCTCGCACAAGCACTGCAGGACGATCTGAACCACGCGATGGAGGCGAAGTGA
- a CDS encoding serine hydrolase domain-containing protein: MSYRLAACLLIAVSQLPGPALADDRAFDKALTDFRKLQRAEIKRSGIVGSSFYVVRDGRVVVADHIGQQDADANLPVDSQTIYHWASITKTMTGIAIMQLRDRGLLTLDDPIVRYVPELAAVHNPFGDTAAITLRQLMSHSAGFGGATWRWRDRDWQPFEPKAWAQLVAMLPYTEVQFRPGTRFSYSNPGIVYLGQVIERLSGEDFEVYIDKNILRPLGMRESYFDRTPPYLLPHRSHSYYIRDGKRVAAPFDADTGVTVSNGGLNAPMPDMAKYMAFLLGDATRQADYDLVLKRSSLEEMWRPQIAAGEDFTQGRMATTTWSGLSFFLDQSDGIRFIGHNGDQNGFRTYLSLCPDQHMGSLVALNTETRGVENEAANRNRPESRIALATDGLCKALSRPGTKPTN, encoded by the coding sequence ATGTCCTATCGGCTCGCTGCCTGCTTGTTGATCGCCGTCTCGCAGCTTCCCGGTCCTGCCCTGGCCGATGATCGCGCCTTCGACAAAGCGCTGACCGATTTCCGCAAGCTCCAACGCGCCGAAATCAAGCGATCGGGCATTGTCGGCAGCAGCTTCTATGTCGTGCGCGACGGTCGTGTCGTGGTTGCCGACCATATCGGGCAGCAGGACGCGGATGCCAATCTGCCGGTGGACTCGCAAACCATCTATCATTGGGCGTCGATCACCAAGACGATGACCGGGATCGCGATCATGCAGCTGCGCGATCGCGGGCTGCTGACGTTGGACGACCCGATCGTCCGTTATGTGCCCGAACTTGCCGCGGTGCATAATCCGTTCGGCGATACAGCGGCGATCACGCTGCGTCAGTTGATGAGCCACAGCGCCGGTTTCGGCGGCGCGACATGGCGCTGGCGCGATCGCGACTGGCAGCCATTCGAGCCCAAGGCCTGGGCGCAGCTGGTGGCGATGCTGCCCTATACCGAGGTGCAGTTCCGGCCCGGCACCAGGTTCAGCTATTCCAATCCGGGCATCGTCTATCTCGGCCAGGTGATCGAGCGGCTCTCCGGCGAGGATTTCGAAGTCTATATCGACAAGAATATCCTGCGGCCGCTCGGCATGCGCGAGAGCTATTTCGACCGCACGCCGCCCTATCTGCTGCCGCACCGGTCGCACAGTTATTATATCCGCGACGGCAAGCGTGTCGCCGCGCCGTTCGACGCCGATACCGGCGTGACCGTGTCGAATGGCGGGCTCAATGCGCCCATGCCCGACATGGCGAAATATATGGCCTTCCTGCTTGGCGATGCGACGCGCCAGGCCGATTACGACCTGGTCCTCAAGCGATCCTCACTCGAGGAAATGTGGCGGCCGCAAATCGCCGCGGGCGAGGATTTCACGCAAGGGCGGATGGCGACCACGACGTGGAGCGGGTTGTCCTTCTTTCTCGACCAGAGCGACGGGATCCGATTCATCGGCCATAATGGCGACCAGAACGGCTTTCGCACCTATCTCAGCCTGTGTCCCGACCAGCATATGGGCAGCCTGGTCGCGCTCAACACCGAAACACGCGGCGTGGAGAATGAAGCCGCCAACCGAAACAGGCCGGAATCGCGTATCGCGCTGGCCACAGACGGTTTGTGCAAAGCATTAAGCAGGCCGGGTACCAAGCCGACAAACTAG
- a CDS encoding RNA ligase RtcB family protein — MTQATIRIIASPESWIEQAAIDQLHQTARLPGIDRIVGLPDLHAGRGIAVGAAFWSRTHVYPHLVGSDIGCGMALWRGSMPLRKFRLDAAERKLRGLEDPWSGDHAARLAGAGLPPTLMGEALGSIGGGNHFAEILRIDEVVDETLFASLELDTDLVYLMVHSGSRGLGHAILERHLARCNTAALIAGETGCAAYLAEHDDAVRWAILNRQIIADRFFDRLGMMGTRMLDICHNSVTAHLGGWLHRKGAAPADKGLVVVPGSRGEMTYIVRPRRDAADVALHSLAHGAGRKWSRSEARDKLARRFSVADLERTKLGSRVICEDRDLIYEEAPQAYKDIHQVVRDLDQAGLIDLVATLRPLITYKTRRT, encoded by the coding sequence ATGACTCAGGCCACTATCCGCATCATCGCCTCGCCGGAAAGCTGGATCGAGCAGGCAGCAATCGACCAGCTTCATCAGACCGCGCGACTACCGGGCATCGACAGGATCGTCGGCCTGCCGGATCTCCACGCCGGCCGCGGTATCGCGGTCGGCGCCGCGTTCTGGTCGCGCACCCATGTCTATCCGCACCTTGTCGGTAGCGATATCGGCTGCGGCATGGCCTTGTGGCGCGGCTCGATGCCGCTGCGCAAATTCCGCCTCGACGCGGCCGAACGCAAGCTGCGCGGGCTGGAGGATCCCTGGTCAGGCGACCACGCAGCGCGTCTCGCCGGTGCCGGCCTTCCGCCAACCCTGATGGGCGAGGCGTTGGGCAGCATCGGCGGCGGCAACCACTTTGCCGAGATCTTGCGCATCGACGAAGTCGTGGACGAAACCCTGTTCGCATCGCTCGAACTCGACACGGACCTTGTCTATCTGATGGTGCATAGCGGCTCGCGTGGTCTTGGCCACGCCATTCTCGAACGCCATCTCGCCCGCTGCAACACCGCTGCCCTGATCGCGGGCGAGACTGGCTGCGCCGCCTATCTCGCCGAGCATGATGATGCGGTGCGCTGGGCGATCCTCAACCGTCAGATCATCGCCGACCGCTTCTTCGACCGCCTTGGCATGATGGGCACGCGCATGCTCGACATCTGCCACAACAGCGTCACCGCGCATCTTGGCGGCTGGCTCCATCGCAAAGGTGCCGCACCCGCCGACAAAGGGCTGGTCGTCGTGCCCGGCTCGCGCGGCGAGATGACCTATATCGTCCGGCCCCGGCGCGACGCGGCGGACGTCGCGCTCCACTCACTGGCGCATGGCGCGGGCCGCAAATGGAGCCGCAGCGAGGCACGCGACAAGCTGGCCCGCCGATTCTCTGTCGCGGATCTGGAGCGAACCAAACTCGGCAGTCGCGTGATCTGCGAGGATCGCGACCTGATCTACGAGGAGGCGCCGCAAGCATATAAGGATATCCATCAGGTCGTGCGCGATCTCGACCAGGCCGGGCTGATCGATCTGGTCGCCACGCTGCGTCCGTTGATCACTTACAAGACGAGGCGCACATGA
- a CDS encoding MBOAT family protein, with protein MLFPTLTFGLFFLVMFAAVWSLRSNDWRKLVLLVGSWVFYGAWDWRFVPLLIVSAVINWGAAVLIARSDDTGRSGAARRKSLLIGAVAANLLMLGFFKYFGFFAEQAGSLLALSGIKQDPALMQVILPIGISFFTFQGISYVVDVAKGRVPAARLLDILLLMSFFPHLVAGPIVRAADLVPQLQAVPKLNRGMVSMGLLLIVWGLFKKAVIASELATQFVDPVFTAPQLYGSLDLILAAYGYAVQIYCDFSAYSDMAIGLAALLGYRFPRNFDRPYRAESLQEFWRRWHISLSRWLRDYLYIDALGGNKGGRFRVYRNLMITMLLGGLWHGASWTFVIWGGLHGTALVVERLWARMPATAGIVLPRWAKIALTFHVVVLGWIFFRAASFGDALAYLGGIFAPIGTVTATPLVVLLIAGGLAIHALPWDGLTRAAQRIRTVPAPLVAAGLAVAMLVVDAMRYEGVAPFIYFRF; from the coding sequence ATGCTGTTTCCCACCCTCACCTTCGGCCTGTTCTTCCTGGTGATGTTCGCGGCCGTATGGTCGCTGCGGTCGAACGACTGGCGCAAGCTGGTGCTGCTGGTCGGCAGCTGGGTATTCTATGGCGCATGGGATTGGCGCTTCGTGCCGCTGCTGATCGTGTCGGCGGTGATCAACTGGGGCGCGGCGGTGCTGATCGCGCGCAGCGACGATACAGGAAGGAGCGGGGCCGCACGGCGGAAAAGCCTGCTGATCGGTGCGGTGGCCGCCAATCTGCTGATGCTCGGCTTCTTCAAATATTTCGGCTTTTTCGCGGAGCAGGCGGGCAGTCTGCTCGCGCTGTCGGGGATCAAACAGGATCCGGCGTTGATGCAGGTGATCCTGCCGATCGGCATCTCCTTCTTCACATTCCAGGGGATCAGCTACGTCGTCGATGTGGCGAAGGGCCGCGTGCCGGCGGCGCGGCTGCTCGACATATTGCTGCTGATGTCGTTCTTCCCGCACCTCGTCGCCGGGCCGATCGTGCGCGCGGCCGATCTGGTGCCGCAATTGCAGGCGGTGCCGAAGCTCAATCGCGGCATGGTGTCGATGGGCTTGCTGCTGATCGTGTGGGGGCTGTTCAAGAAAGCGGTGATCGCGTCGGAACTGGCGACGCAGTTCGTCGACCCGGTGTTCACCGCGCCGCAGCTCTATGGCTCGCTCGACTTGATCCTTGCCGCCTATGGTTATGCGGTACAGATCTATTGCGACTTCTCGGCCTATTCGGACATGGCGATCGGGCTGGCGGCGCTGCTCGGTTATCGTTTCCCGCGCAATTTCGACCGGCCGTACCGGGCGGAATCGCTGCAGGAATTCTGGCGGCGCTGGCATATCAGCCTGTCGCGGTGGTTGCGCGACTATCTCTATATCGACGCGCTGGGCGGCAATAAGGGCGGCCGTTTCCGGGTCTATCGCAACCTGATGATCACCATGCTGCTCGGCGGACTATGGCATGGTGCGAGCTGGACCTTCGTGATCTGGGGTGGGTTGCATGGCACGGCTTTGGTGGTCGAGCGGCTATGGGCGCGGATGCCGGCGACGGCGGGGATCGTGCTGCCGCGCTGGGCAAAGATTGCGCTCACCTTTCATGTCGTGGTGCTTGGCTGGATATTCTTCCGTGCGGCAAGTTTCGGGGATGCGCTGGCTTATCTGGGCGGGATCTTTGCGCCGATCGGCACGGTTACCGCGACGCCCCTGGTGGTCCTGCTGATCGCTGGTGGGCTGGCGATCCACGCGCTGCCCTGGGACGGCCTGACCCGCGCGGCGCAGCGCATCCGTACCGTGCCCGCACCGCTGGTCGCGGCGGGGCTGGCGGTGGCGATGCTGGTGGTCGATGCGATGCGTTACGAAGGGGTCGCGCCCTTCATCTATTTCCGTTTCTGA